The proteins below come from a single Rosa rugosa chromosome 2, drRosRugo1.1, whole genome shotgun sequence genomic window:
- the LOC133732568 gene encoding E3 ubiquitin-protein ligase SINAT2-like isoform X2: MSPGGRFCEDVADTHITLADSDAATSFADLRTSPFRKALPGLNGNAGMPSNKNVHDLLECPVCMNLMCPPIHQCPNGHTLCSSCKTRVQNCCPTCRNELGNIRCLALEKVAESLDLPCRYQIYGCPDIFPYYSKLKHEKVCKYRPYNCPYAGAECSVTGDILFLMMHLKNDHKVDMHDGSTFNHRYVKSNPQEVENATWMLTCRSLTVLVVSSVCILRHSTLEQHLYTWPSLDSWVMTMRPSNSLTVSKLVAVAES; encoded by the exons ATGTCTCCTGGAGGCCGTTTCTGCGAGGATGTGGCTGACACTCATATTACATTGGCCGATTCTGATGCAGCAACTTCGTTTGCTGATCTAAGGACTTCCCCCTTTAGAAAAGCTCTTCCTGGTTTAAATGGAAATGCAGGCATGCCATCAAACAAGAATGTGCATGACCTACTCGAGTGCCCCGTTTGCATGAATTTAATGTGTCCTCCAATTCACCAG TGTCCAAATGGCCATACTTTATGCTCGAGCTGTAAGACTAGAGTGCAGAACTGTTGCCCCACTTGTCGTAATGAGCTTGGAAATATAAGGTGCTTGGCACTGGAGAAAGTAGCAGAGTCCCTGGATCTTCCTTGTAGATATCAAATTTATGGTTGCCCTGATATATTCCCTTACTACAGCAAGCTAAAGCATGAGAAAGTCTGTAAATATCGTCCTTACAACTGCCCTTATGCTGGAGCTGAATGTTCTGTTACTGGAGATATCCTATTCCTTATGATGCATCTTAAAAATGATCACAAGGTTGACATGCATGATGGATCTACTTTCAACCATAGATATGTTAAGTCCAATCCCCAAGAAGTTGAAAATGCTACGTGGATGTTAACC TGCAGATCTTTAACTGTTTTGGTCGTCAGTTCTGTTTGCATTTTGAGGCATTCCACATTGGAACAGCACCTGTATACATGGCCTTCCTTAGATTCATGGGTGATGACGATGAGGCCAAGCAATTCACTTACAGTCTCGAAGTTGGTGGCGGTGGCAGAAAGCTGA
- the LOC133732568 gene encoding E3 ubiquitin-protein ligase SINAT2-like isoform X1 has translation MSPGGRFCEDVADTHITLADSDAATSFADLRTSPFRKALPGLNGNAGMPSNKNVHDLLECPVCMNLMCPPIHQCPNGHTLCSSCKTRVQNCCPTCRNELGNIRCLALEKVAESLDLPCRYQIYGCPDIFPYYSKLKHEKVCKYRPYNCPYAGAECSVTGDILFLMMHLKNDHKVDMHDGSTFNHRYVKSNPQEVENATWMLTIFNCFGRQFCLHFEAFHIGTAPVYMAFLRFMGDDDEAKQFTYSLEVGGGGRKLTWQGIPRSIRDSHRKVRDSQDGLIIQRNLALFFSGGSRQELKLKVAGRIWKEH, from the exons ATGTCTCCTGGAGGCCGTTTCTGCGAGGATGTGGCTGACACTCATATTACATTGGCCGATTCTGATGCAGCAACTTCGTTTGCTGATCTAAGGACTTCCCCCTTTAGAAAAGCTCTTCCTGGTTTAAATGGAAATGCAGGCATGCCATCAAACAAGAATGTGCATGACCTACTCGAGTGCCCCGTTTGCATGAATTTAATGTGTCCTCCAATTCACCAG TGTCCAAATGGCCATACTTTATGCTCGAGCTGTAAGACTAGAGTGCAGAACTGTTGCCCCACTTGTCGTAATGAGCTTGGAAATATAAGGTGCTTGGCACTGGAGAAAGTAGCAGAGTCCCTGGATCTTCCTTGTAGATATCAAATTTATGGTTGCCCTGATATATTCCCTTACTACAGCAAGCTAAAGCATGAGAAAGTCTGTAAATATCGTCCTTACAACTGCCCTTATGCTGGAGCTGAATGTTCTGTTACTGGAGATATCCTATTCCTTATGATGCATCTTAAAAATGATCACAAGGTTGACATGCATGATGGATCTACTTTCAACCATAGATATGTTAAGTCCAATCCCCAAGAAGTTGAAAATGCTACGTGGATGTTAACC ATCTTTAACTGTTTTGGTCGTCAGTTCTGTTTGCATTTTGAGGCATTCCACATTGGAACAGCACCTGTATACATGGCCTTCCTTAGATTCATGGGTGATGACGATGAGGCCAAGCAATTCACTTACAGTCTCGAAGTTGGTGGCGGTGGCAGAAAGCTGACTTGGCAAGGAATTCCGAGGAGTATTCGCGATAGCCACCGAAAGGTTCGTGACAGTCAAGATGGACTGATCATTCAGAGGAACTTGGCACTCTTCTTCTCAGGTGGTAGTAGGCAGGAGCTGAAGCTGAAAGTGGCGGGCCGTATATGGAAAGAACACTGA
- the LOC133733270 gene encoding GTP-binding protein BRASSINAZOLE INSENSITIVE PALE GREEN 2, chloroplastic, with product MMIARTHSLTKLKPLISISLISQSLTPKPPSSHPTPIPKPQFQNPSTKSQPFVFSNPFSSSQPLPLSREGNYDEAATAPNLIVCPGCGVHMQDSDPKNPGFFLKPSKKDPRTYKLGPHLEPVALECEFNGALKRGFVIEPENLDDSGPNLGELGSESKPEKPVVCARCHSLRHYGRVKDTAVENLLPDFDFYHTVGRKLALASGTRSVVLMVVDAADFDGSFPKKVAKLVSDTIDEHSTAWKQGRSGNVPRVVLVVTKIDLLPSSLGPTRLEHWVRSRAREGGADKITSVHLVSAVRDWGLKNLVDDVSSLAGPRGNVWAIGAQNAGKSTLINAIGRHGGGKITHLTEAPVPGTTLGIVRVEGVLPGKTKLFDTPGLLHPHQITTRLTREEQSLVNISKELKPRTYRIKDGYSVHIAGLMRLDIEESSVDSVYVTAWASPYLPLHMGKTENASEMVEKHFGRQLQPPIGENRVKELGQWVKKEFHISGNSWDSSSVDIAAAGLGWFAVGLKGEAVLSVWTYDGIDVVLRNSLLPNRSYNFEVSGFTVSKIVSKADKASNKSQRQGEKKKKKKQTDHQKDSVTC from the exons ATGATGATAGCTCGAACTCACTCTCTCACAAAACTAAAGCCCCTCATCTCCATCTCCCTCATTTCCCAATCCCTCACACCCAAACCCCCATCTTCACATCCCACTCCAATCCCTAAACCCCAATTCCAAAACCCCTCAACAAAGTCTCAACCTTTCGTCTTCTCCAACCCCTTCTCGTCTTCCCAGCCTCTCCCTCTCAGCCGCGAAGGAAATTACGATGAAGCCGCCACCGCCCCAAACCTCATCGTCTGCCCCGGTTGTGGGGTCCACATGCAGGACTCCGACCCCAAAAACCCTGGCTTCTTCCTAAAACCCTCCAAAAAGGACCCCAGGACTTACAAATTGGGTCCCCATCTCGAGCCGGTTGCTCTGGAATGTGAATTCAACGGAGCCCTGAAGAGGGGTTTCGTGATCGAGCCCGAAAACTTGGATGATTCAGGTCCCAATTTGGGTGAATTGGGATCAGAATCGAAGCCCGAAAAGCCGGTGGTGTGTGCCAGGTGCCATTCTCTGAGGCATTATGGGAGAGTGAAGGATACAGCTGTGGAGAATCTGCTGCCGGATTTCGATTTCTATCACACGGTTGGGAGGAAGCTGGCATTGGCCTCAGGGACTAGATCGGTGGTGCTGATGGTGGTGGACGCGGCGGATTTCGATGGCTCGTTTCCGAAAAAGGTGGCTAAGTTGGTGTCAGACACCATTGATGAGCATTCCACAGCTTGGAAACAGGGGAGGTCGGGAAATGTGCCAAGAGTGGTGCTTGTTGTGACCAAGATTGATCTTCTGCCGAGCTCGTTGGGGCCCACTAGGTTGGAGCATTGGGTTAGGAGTAGGGCCCGGGAGGGCGGGGCGGATAAGATTACGAGTGTGCATTTGGTGAGTGCAGTGAGGGATTGGGGGTTGAAGAATCTGGTGGATGATGTGTCTAGCTTGGCAGGGCCGAGAGGGAATGTGTGGGCAATAGGGGCACAGAATGCAGGGAAGAGTACTTTGATCAACGCAATAGGGAGGCATGGTGGAGGGAAGATTACTCACTTGACAGAAGCGCCAGTTCCGGGAACTACATTGGGAATTGTGAGAGTGGAAGGTGTGCTTCCTGGTAAGACCAAGCTGTTTGATACACCGGGGCTTTTGCATCCTCATCAGATTACAACTAGGTTGACTAGAGAGGAGCAAAGTCTTGTTAACATTAGCAAGGAGTTGAAACCGAGGACCTACAGGATCAAG GATGGTTATTCAGTTCATATTGCTGGGCTTATGAGGCTGGATATAGAAGAATCATCTGTAGATTCTGTTTATGTTACAGCATGGGCATCTCCTTATCTTCCATTACACATGGGGAAAACGGAAAATGCATCCGAAATGGTAGAGAAACATTTTGGCCGTCAGTTACAG CCACCAATCGGAGAGAATAGAGTTAAGGAGCTTGGACAGTGGGTGAAAAAGGAGTTTCACATCAGTGGAAACAGCTGGGATTCAAGTTCGGTGGACATTGCTGCTGCAGGTCTTGGCTGGTTTGCTGTTGGACTTAAAGGAGAGGCAGTTTTGAGTGTTTGGACTTATGATGGAATCGATGTTGTTCTTCGCAATTCATTGCTTCCTAATAGATCATACAATTTTGAAGTATCTGGTTTTACAGTCTCTAAAATTGTTTCTAAGGCTGACAAAGCTTCAAATAAGTCACAGCGTCAgggtgagaagaagaagaagaagaaacaaactgACCACCAAAAGGATTCTGTCACCTGCTGA